The DNA window AtgacaagccaggcacagtggctcatgcctgtaatcccagtgctgtgggaggctgaggggggaggctcgcttgaggccaggagtttcagaccagcctgggcaacctatcgagatcctgtctctacaaaaaaattttaaagtttgctgagcatggtggtacatgagtgtagttctagctactcaggagactgaggcgggaggatcacttgagtccaggaggtcaacgctgcagtgagctatgaatgcaccactgcactctagcctggatgacagagtgagaccctgtcttaaaaaaaaaaaaaattggccgggcgtggtggctcacgcctgtaatcccagcactttgggaggccgaggtgggcggatcatccgaggtcgggagttcgagaccagcctgacaaacatggaaaaaccccgtctctactaaaaatacaaaattagccaggtgtggtggcacatgcctataatcccagctactggggaggctgaggcaggagaatcacttgaacctgggaggcagaggttgcagtgagccgagatcgtgccattgcactccagcctgggcaacaagagtaaaaccccatctcgaaaaaaaaaaaaaattaaattaaattaaaataaaaaaaagaaggaatgacaACCTTCAGCTGTATGGGGCAGTGGGAAAGGAAGGTCCCAGGAGCCCAGCCTTTCCCAGAGGGAAAATTAAAGGCAGAgggctggccgggcgtggtgcctcacacctgtaatactagcactttgggaggctgagatcacttgaggtcaggagtttgataccagcctggcctacatggtgaaatcctgtgtctactataaatacaaaaattagtcggcatggtggtgcacgcctatagtaccagttacttgggagactgaggcaggagaatcgcttggaccctgGAGATGGAGAcggcaatgagccaagatcgcgccaccgcactccagcctgggcgacagagcgaggctccgtcttaaaaaaaaaaaaaaaaaaaggcagagcatCAGGGCTTAGCCCAAGAGGAAAAGGCTGGAGGAGGTGACCTGGGACCCACTGTCTGTCCTGGCTTCTTAACCCAAGTGGCCTCTGGGTGTAAGTGGGAACTCCGGGTGGCCGCAGAAGCCAGGGAGGGTGCTCACGCGCAGGAAGGAGTCCAGGGCGCCGTTCTCCATGAACTCCATGAGAATCATGACGGGCATGCTGTTGGTGACCACACCCTCCAGGCAGATGATATTGGGGTGTTCAAACTGGCCCATGATGGAGGCCTTGCTCAGGAACTCGCGCTGCTGCGGCTCCATGTAGCCACCCTTCAGGGTCTTGATTGCCACACAGCTCTCCTTCTTCCCCGGGGCCTTGAGCCGCCCCCGGCACACCTCGCCAAACTCACCTTCAAATAAGGACGCGGAGGTCATCAGCTCTCCCACCCCGGTATGGCCCTGCCCACCCCCGCTTTGTTCCCAGGTGCCTGGGAAGCCTTCCGCTCTCACCTGCACCAATCACCCCTTCAGTCTTGACGAGGAGACATTGATCTCTTTTGCAAATTCTCTCACAGCCTCATTAGGgtcttcataagtgaaggggTCGATGTAGACCTTAGTATCTGAGAAATCAGGCAGGGTCCTGTCAGCCAGGAATTAACTCCCACTGGACTCGGAGGCTCGGCTCATAGCTCTTGGCCCCAAGCCCCTATCtccgtggttttttttttttttttcctgagatggagtctcgctctgtcacccaggcctggagtgcagtaatgcgatcttggctcactgaaatctccgcctcccaggttaaagtgattctcctgcctcagccgcctgagtagctgggattacagctgtccaccaccatgcctggctaactgttgtattttttatagagatggagtttcaacatgttggccaggctggtctcaaactcctgacctcaagtgatctgcccacctctgcctcccaaagtgctgggattatagataggagccaccgcacccggccccaagcCCCTATTTCCATCAAATTAGGGCAACCCACGGTGCCCGATGAGATACTGTCCATGTTTGTCTGAATATTCTGTTTCTCTCCCGTTGCTCTGCTTCCTGTAGCCAATGGGAAAGGAGCAAAAGGTAAACGGAGTCACACATCTTTATGAAGCACACAGCAAAAGGAGGAGCAGGGATTGGAGGAGATTTCAAGTAAAAAGAGGCTGGGGGTACCCAGAAAGGCTTGCCCTGTAGCACCCAGGCAGTTGGCCATCAACTCAGGGCTTCCAGGGGCCTCCGGGTGTCAGAGCCCTTACCTGAGGCAGAGAACGCGACCACAATGACCACCAGGACCAGGACCGCACCCACGACTGCCGTGCCCGCAAGCAGGGCCAGCTGCTCCCACCAGCCTTCGCTCTCTGCGGAGGAAAAGGCTGCTGATCAGGAGAAACTGATGGACCTGCAGGAGGCCCCAGCCCCGGCTTTGAGCAATGAACTGTGATCTCCTGAGAACAGGTCCCCAGTACAGGGGACAGGTGGAGGGAGAGGACACAAGCAGGCAGGGTCAGGGAACAAACAGTGGGTTTCACACTGTCCCCCAGGGGCCAGCAGGCTCCTCTGAAGTCACTCAGGGCAAGGGAGGAAGTTTCGCAATCTTTTTACTGccaaagtatttttttgtttgtttttttgagacacagtctcactctgtcgcccaggctggagtgcggtggcgcaatctcggctcactgcaatctctgcctcccgggttctgcaattctcctgcctcagcctcctgagtagctgggattacaggtgtgtaccaccatgctcggctaatttatgtatttttagtagagatggggtttcaccatgttggccaggctggtctcaaaccagcctgggcataagccagcatgcccagctgcCAGAGTGGTTTTGATTTGGTTCTAGCATAAATACCAGAGTCCACAAAAAAATCTCCATTCAATGAAACGTTCTAAAGGTGAAACATTTTTAGGTTTTTatccaaaaagtggaaacaattgaAATGTTCACCAAAAGATACAATAATAAAATCAGCTATTTCCATACAACTGATTATTACGtctccataaaaagaaatgaaatattggccaggagcagtggctcacccctgtaatcccagcactttaagatgctgaggcgggaggattgtttgaggccaggtgtccaagaccagcctgggaaacatagcaagaccccatctctaccaaaaaataataataattagctgggcatggtggtgagcacatgtggtcccagctactcaggaggctgaggtgggaggatcacttgagcccaggagtttgaggctgcaatgcaCTATGATCataccattacattccagcctggatgacagagcaaaatcgtgtgttaaaaacaaaaacaaaaaacaggccaggttcagtggctcatgcctgtaatcacagcactttgggaggctgaggtgggtggattgcctgagctcaggagttcaagaccagcctgggaaacatactgaaaccccgtctttaaaaaaataccaaaaaaaattagctgggcatggtgactcatgcctgcagtcccagctacttgggaggctgaggtgggaggatcacttgagcctggaaggttgaggctgcagtgagctgtaactgaaccactgcactccagcctgggtgacagagcgagacctgtctctgaaacaaacaaaaaacaaaccacaaccGAAAAAACCCACGGATATATACTACAACATgcataaaccttgaaaacattctgcTCGGTGAACAGTCACAAAAAACCACACTGGAAGATTTCaagacagaaagtggattagtGCTTGCCAGGGGCTAAGGCAATAGAAAGATCTGGGTGGGGGGTGATGGCTAAGGGCTATAGGGTCTCTTTTGAGGGTGCTGAAAATGTCCCAAAATTACTTGTGGTGCTGgctgcacaattctgtgaatgtATCAAAAGTCATCGATTGTACACTTCGAACAGGCAAATTGTATGGCAGGGGAACTGTATTTCAGTAAAGCTATTACAGAAAATTACAAGGTTTAGAAAGCCACTGGTCCAAGGCCGggtgcggcagctcatgcctataatcccagcactttgggaggccgatgcaggaggattgcttgaggccaggaatttgagaccagcctgggcaacatagggaaactgtctcaacaaaacataaaaaaaaatttagttgagcatggtggcacatgcctgtagccccagctacttgggaggctgaggtggaaggattggtTGAGCTCGGGaattgcaggctgcagtgagctatgatggtgccaccgcactctagcctgggtgataaaaagatcctatctcttaaaaaaaagaaaaaaaagttaggctgggtgtggtggctcacgccagtagtcccagcactttgggaggccgaggtgggtggatcaggaggtcaggagatggagaccaggaggtcagcttgcagtgagccgagaacgcgccaccgcactccagcctgggcgacagagcgagactccgtctcaaaaaaaaaaaaaatatattaaaaaagaaagccacTGGCCTAGCATATTAAAAATAACCTGTTACCTCCAATCCTCAAAGCCCTGCAGGAAGCTTGATGATATTCCCATTTTGTTGGATGGGGAATGGGGAGCTCAGGGGTCAGGTTGTCGCTAAacgtcaagcctgcagtgagctttTTTATTTgacacagagccttgctctgttgcccaggctggagtgcagtggcacaatctcagctcactgcaacctccacctcccaggttcaagcaattctcctgcctcggcctcccgagtagctgggattacaggtgtgcaccaccacgctcagctaacttctgtatttttagtagagatgcggtttcaccatgctggccagactggtctcgaactcctgacctcaagtgatcctccagcttcagcctcccaaagtgctgggattacagggtgagccactgtgcctggctgtgcaaTGAGCTttgatcgtgcaactgcactccagcctgggggtacAGAGTGAAGCAGGCCAGACTTCACACTCAGCTGTTGGTTTTGGTTTCCACATCCTACGTTCTCTCCTCTCTAGGGCATGCCATGTGATCCACAGGAAGAAGGACAACATGAAGACAGGaatttggccgggtgcaggggctcacgcctgtaatctcaacactttgggaggccgaggcgggcgaatcacaaggtcaggagttcaagaccagcctggcgaatatggtgaaaccccgtctctactaaaaatacaaaaaatcggccaggtgtggtggcaggcgcctgtaatcccagctactcgggcggctgaggcaggagaattgcttgaacccaggagatggaggttgcagtgagctgagatggcgccactgtactccagccagagggacagagtaagactccgtctcacaaaaaaagaaaaaaaaagaaaagaagatgggaCTTTGGGGACCTGGGGTCTTTCCAGGAACTTTGGGGGTCTTTCCaaccccaacccccaccctcacccccttccccagGCTCACCATCCAGTTGGGTCTAGCTGTGATGTTCCTGGCCGAAGGGCCCGTAGCCAGCCTCAGAGCGCGCCCGTACCTGCACGCTGCTGGGACCCTCGGCGCCCTGTCCAGGAGAGGTATGGGGGTGGCCGTCACCTGGGGCCCCAAGTTCCTGCTGCTCTTTCTGCGTCCTCCCCTCGCCCTCCACTCCCATAACTAGCCTGCCTCGCAActggtgaggcctttgggagaaCTTAACGTATGCAAGCCGTGTGCTGTATTcatatcattccttttttttaagacaaggtctcactctctcaggctggaatgcaatggtgcaaacacgactcactgcagcctcgacctcaagTCGAGAATcacttgggttcaagtgattctcctgtctcagcctcctgaatacctgggattacaggggctcACCAatacgcccagctgattttggtatttgtagtagagacggggatttcaccatcttggccaggctggtctcgaactcttcacCCCAGGTGTtctacccacttcggcctcccaaagtgctgggattataggcatgagccactgtgcccagtctaatttttttcatttttaagtttttttgttttgtgttttttttttttttttgagacggagtctcgttgtttcgcccaggccggactgcagtggcgctatctcagctcactgcaagctccgcctcccgggttcacgccattctcctgcctcagcctcccgaatagctgggactacaggcgcccgtcactgcgcccgactaattttttgtatttttagtagagacagggtttcactgtgttagccagcatggtctcgatctcctgaccttgtgatccgcccgcctcagcctcccaaagttctgggattacaggcatgagccaccgcgcccggctcattttaagttttttatagagatgaagtttcaccatgttgcccaggctggtctcaaactcctagtctcaagcattctgctcgccttggcctcccaaagtgctgggtattacaggcgtgagccaccacacccaacctgagccactgtgtccagccactGGTAACTATTACAGtaactattttacagatgaagggtCTGAGGCTCAGACAGGCCAAAAGGCTTACCCAAGGCTACCCAGGGAATtcatggcagagctggaattcaaatgcCCGCCAGGTGCCTGCAACTCAGGTGTCCCAGCCAGGAGAGCACAACCCATTGCCCACCCACCCCAGGGCTGGGGGATGGCCTCACCTTCTCATGGTATTTGACCTCGTAGTCCAGCACAGCCCCACTGGGTGCCCAGGGAACAGCCCAGGCCAGGCTCAAGCTGCTGGGTGAGGACCACATCACCCGGATGTTGGACACTTCGGGAGGTACTGTGAGAGGCAGAGACATGGGGTACGCTTGTGCATGGTAGGTCCGTcccttaacttaaaaaaaattttttttttcgagacagagtcttgctctgtcacccaggctggagtgcagtggcgcagtctcggcttactgcaacctctgcctcccgggttcaagcaattcttctggttcagcttcccaagtggataacaggtgcccaccaccatgcctggctaatttttttatttttagtagagatggggtttcaccacatgtTGGCCACGCTAGTCTTAAACTTCAGCCTGGCCATGTCCCTTATCTTTTCCAACACTTCCTCTGCTGGCTACACTTGTCTGTTTCCCCCTGGCTGTTTCGAGAATTCCTTCTGATTCTCTCTGCCCCCCATCCCACTGGGAGCCTTCCTGTACGTAACTCTCCAGCCCACCTTTACAAGCTCCTCACCCTCtctttcttattcatttattttgagagaggatctccctctgctctgtcacccaggctggagtgcagcggtgcgatcatagctcactgcagcctccaactcctgggctcatgcgatcctcctgcctcagccgcttgagtagctgggaccacaggcacacactgcctCGCCcggctaacatttttattttttgtagagacaagatcttcctatgttacccaggctggtcttgaactccagggctcaagtgatctgcctgtctcagcctctgaaagtgccaggattacaggacggagccactgcgcccagccattgcCCTCTTTCTGCCTCTTGCCCCCAAAGCCTTGGCCCCTCACACTTTCTGGGGACCCAACTTCACAGCCCCTGCCTCTCCCCTTCAGGCCCTCAGTGACGTCTCTCCCGCCAGACCACCAGCCGCCCCAGCCCCCAAGTCTCACCCTCTCGGTCGGTGGTGACATTGACAGGCTCAAATGGGACGGGCCCCGTGGCTAAGGAGGATACCCCGTTCAATGCAGTGACCTCAAAGGTATAGGTGAAGTCAGGACGTAGCCCTTGAACCACCACCCAGGGCTCCACCAGGTACTGGGGGCCGAGGTCAAAGGTCAGGTCTCCCCCGCAGGGCACGTAGGAGTCTCCGGGTCGGCACTCCCGGCAACGGAGGGCGTAGGTAAGGTCCTCTCGGCCACCGGACTCCAGGGGGGCACTCCATTCCAGGTGCAGGGAGGAGCCGTTCAGGCGGGAAACCACGCTCCGCGGAGCCGAAAGAGGGGCTGCAGAAGACCAGGGAGTCAGGCAGAGGCTGACCTGCTCTGCGGCGGTGGGGAGAAAGCAGTGGAGGAACCACCAGCCACGCTGAATTCTTGCCTTGGAGACAGCGGGCTCCACCTGTTCCCCTGGGCTAGGGACCAGCATGCCAGGGACAAAGGGACGAAGCCCAGGGAGGATGGGGGCCATGTCAGGGTCCACCTCAGGGGTCTGTGACCCCTCCCCAATGAACTGCACCTGGGTGCTCGTCACTTACTGGTGCAGGGTGCACGCCGGGGGTCTGTGTGTGCCCGGAAGTACCCGATGCGGCCCTGGCAGATGGATGATCCGATggtgtcagaatggctattggctgggcatggctgGCAGGACCCTTCTCCTGACAGGGGCTTGAAGGTGCCCTGGGCACAGGCTGAGACAGAAAGCATTCATCAAAAGCATGCACAGAAACATCCATCTGGTCggtgggctcggtggctcatgcctcgaatcccagcacattgggaggctgaggctggaggatcgcttgagccaaggggttcaagaccagcctgggcaacatactgacaTCCCatctccaagaaaagaaaaaaattccagctGCTTTTAAGGCTGATGAAGTGCTAAGGtcagaaaatggacaaaagatctcaAAACCTCTCCTCTTAAGAGGAGAAAGGAGACTCTCTCCAGAGAAGGGGTCCTAACCCGTTTTGACCCTGATCTCGGCAGTCTGGTGAAGCCCACAGAAAGACCTCTACTCCAAATTATGATTTTAAATGCACACCACGAAATACATAGGAATACCAGAGAAACCAATTAAGGTGAAATGCAATGAAACATGAGGAAAAATGTTTGGGCTACAGCAACATTTGTGTTTCCTTATTAAGATATAGCAGCAAGTCTCCTAACCTCTCTAATACTGAAGTCATCATGaacaaaaacaatgttttggCACTTGGAATGGCCTGTAAatacctgtgatttttttttttttttcctaagaaggaggccaaggcgggcagatcacttgaggtcaggagttcaagaccagcctggccaacatgctggaaacccatctctacgaaaaatacaaaagtagtcgggtgtggtgatgcatgcctgtaatcccagctactacttgggaggctgaggcaggagaatcgcctgaacccgggaggcggaggttttggtgagctgagatcccgccactgcactccagcctgggcaaaaagagcaaaactccttcttgTCGGAGTGcactcccaggttggagtgcagtagcgggatctcggctcaccgcgacctccgcttcccaggttcaagcgattctcctgcctcagcctcccaagtagctgggattacaggcatgcgccaccatgtctggctaattttgtatttttagtagagacagggtttctccctgttggtcaggcaggtcgcccagataattatttaaaaaattttttgtaggccgggcgtggtggctcacacctgtaatcccagcactttgggaggccgaggcgggcggatcatgaggttaggagatcaagaccaccctggctaatatggtgaaaccccatctctactaaaaatacaataattagccgggtgtggtggcgggcgcctgtagtcccagctactcgggaggctgaggcaggaaaatgcaattaacttgggaggcggagcttgcagtgagctgagatcaggccactgcactccagcctgggtgacagagcaagactccgtctcaaaaaaaaaaaaaaattttttttttgtagagacggagtcttgctctgtcacccaggctgatcttgagctcctgggctcaagtaatcctcccaccttgacatCTCAAActgctggcactacaggcatgaaccactgtgccaggcaatACCTGTGATTTCCATGGGGCGCAAGTCTCAGGTCCTGCTACAACCGCAGGTGGAATTTCAAGTGGAAATTAATGAATTTCAGGTGAAAATAAAGTATTCTTTttccagccgggtgtggtgatgcacgcctgtaatcccagcactttgggaggctgaggcgggcaaattacttgaggtcaggagttcgagaccagcctggccagcagagcgaaaccccatctctactaaaaatacaaaaattagccaactgtggtggtgcatgcctgtagtcccagctactctggaggctgaggcatgagaactgcttgattccaggaagtggaggttgcagtgagccacggtcacgccactgcacgctagcctgggtgacagagcaagactctgtctcaaaaaaaagaaagtcattttttttcctccatcaaAGCTCACAGATTctcgccgggcacagtggctcacacctgtaatcccagcactttgggaggccgaggtaggtggatcacgaggtcaggagatcgagaccacggtgaaaccctctctctactaaaaatacaaaaaaattagccaggcgcaatggtgggcgcctgtagtcccagctactcgggaggctggggcaggagaatggtgtgaacccgggaggcggagcttgcggtgagccgagatcacgccactacactccaacctgggcgatggagtgagactccatctcaaaaaaaaaaaaaaaaaaaaaagaagaacagaatgttctaggcatttaaaaaatatattttattttattatgtatacatttatttttgagatggagtctggctctcttgctcaggttggagtgcagtggcgagatgtcagctcactgcaacctctgcttcctgggctcaaaccaccctcccacttcagccacctgagtagctgggactacaggtgcttgccaccatgcccagccagtttttgtattttattttattttatttttttgagacagagtcttgctctctcacctaggctggagtacagtggtgcgatctcggctcactgcaagctccgcctccctggttcacgccattctcctgcttcagcctctccaagtagctgggactacaggcgcccgccaccacgcccggctcatttttttgtatttttagtagagacggggtttcaccgtcgtctcgatctcctgacctcgtgatctgcccacctcggcctcccaaagtgctgggattacaagcgtgagccaccgcacctggctagtttttgtattttttgtagagatgaggtttcaccgtgttgcctaggctggtctcccactcctgggctcaagtgatttgccttggcttccccaaatgctgggattaccggcgtacCCACCATACCAGGCCTCTGGgcagatttttatgtttttatttttaatttaatttttaatttcatttttttggtatctaaaataccaaaataccactctgtcacccaggctggagtgcagtggcacgatcttggctcactgcaacctccgcctctttggttcaagcaattctcctgcctcagcctcccgactacaGATACATGCCGCtgtacctggataattttgtatttttaggagagatagagtttcaccacgctggccaggctggtctcaaactcttgacctcaagtaatctgcctgcctcggcctcccaaagtgcagggtttacaggcgtgagccactgtgcccggcctaggaTTTCTTTGTCTTATTCCAGTAAGTGTTAGTTCAAGCTCTCCTCTCCCCACAGTTGTTTCTTATCGAGGCCCTCAGCAATCTTCTAAAAACCATATTATAGATCTAAAATTGGTTTTCATTTCTGGAATTCAGAAAGGTCTGGAGTCTGGGTGAGGTGACTCACTctggtaatcccagcaatttgggaggctgaggcaggaggagggctggaagtcaggtgttcaagaccagcctgggcaacatagcaagatccttgTCTCtacatctctacaaacaaaaaattagctgggtgtgatggcattcacatgtagtttcagctactcaggaccctgaggcaggaggattgtttgagcccaggagttcaaggatgaagtgagctatgattgcaccactgcactccaggctgggtgacagagtgagactgtgtctcttaaaaaaagaggaGGCATGGGTGGGCACagtgctcacgcctataatcccagcactttgggaggccgaggtgggtggatcacttgagctcaggagtttgagaccaccctggccaacatggtgaaacctcgtctctactaaaaatgcaaaaattagaggggagtggtggcacaagtctgtaatcccagctactcgggaggctgaggcaggagaatcgcttgaacctgggaggaggaggttgcagtgaactaagattgtgccattgcactctgcactccagccagggtggcagagtgagactccatctcaaaaaagaaggagAGATTAAGACATTCAGATAGGGACACCAGGACTGtgtgtgcacagaggaaagaccatgtgagaaCCCAGCAagaaggcggccatctgcaagccaaggagagaggcttcaggagaaaccacccctgccaacatcttgatcttggacttccagcctccagagctatgagaaaataaatttctgttatttaagccacctggtctgtggtattttgttatagcagcctgagcaaaCTAATAAAGCATCTCAAAGATGCCTCTAACCCAACTCCATTCCCACCCTAAGAAAGAAACTGTGGAGAACCTGCAAGTTCAAAGGTACAATTTCAAGGTCAGTAGAGTAATTCTGTCCTTTTAAATAGACCAGACCCATGAATGTAAATTCCATTGGTCCCCTTTGATGAGACATTCTTTGTGCATAGCCTGCTCTACTGCCTGAGGCTGGTCTGACTTTCTGTCCAAACTCCATTGCTTACTTGGCGGCCTTTggttcaacatttcttttttttagaggcagggtctcact is part of the Nomascus leucogenys isolate Asia chromosome 17, Asia_NLE_v1, whole genome shotgun sequence genome and encodes:
- the LOC100582943 gene encoding LOW QUALITY PROTEIN: ephrin type-B receptor 4-like (The sequence of the model RefSeq protein was modified relative to this genomic sequence to represent the inferred CDS: inserted 2 bases in 2 codons; substituted 1 base at 1 genomic stop codon) — protein: MLSVSACAQGTFKPLSGEGSCQPCPANSHSDTIGSSICQGRIGYFRAHTDPRRAPCTTPLSAPRSVVSRLNGSSLHLEWSAPLESGGREDLTYALRCRECRPGDSYVPCGGDLTFDLGPQYLVEPWVVVQGLRPDFTYTFEVTALNGVSSLATGPVPFEPVNVTTDREVPPEVSNIRVMWSSPSSLSLAWAVPWAPSGAVLDYEVKYHEKGAEGPSSVQVRARSEAGYGPFGQEHHSXTQLDESEGWWEQLALLAGTAVVGAVLVLVVIVVXVLCLRKQSNGRETEYSDKHGQYLIGHHTKVYIDPFTYEDPNEAVREFAKEINVSXVKTEGVIGAGEFGEVCRGRLKAPGKKESCVAIKTLKGGYMEPQQREFLSKASIMGQFEHPNIICLEGVVTNSMPVMILMEFMENGALDSFLRLNEGQFRVIQLVGMLWGIASGMRYLAEMSYVHQDLAARNILVNSNLVCKVSDFGLSRFLEENSSDPTYTRSLGGKIPIRWTAPEAIAFRKFTSASDAWSYGIVMWEVMSFGERPYWDVSNQDVINAIEQDYRLPPPPDCPTFLHQLMLVCWQKDRNARPRFPQVVSALDKMIRNPASLKIVPLPASLGNRTRPCL